A genomic window from Lotus japonicus ecotype B-129 chromosome 1, LjGifu_v1.2 includes:
- the LOC130732121 gene encoding serpin-ZX-like — translation MGTFQSIRNQTDVALSIAKLLFTTKYSEDKNVVFSPSSIHTVLSIIAAGSDGQTRNQLLTFLRCESTDYLNSLASKLASNVLRDSAPDVGGCPPCLRDNSSRHPDFSDSEGEAEGPCVCFANGVWVEQSFSLHHSFKQLLNTAYKATLASVDLQNKADEVIKEINLWAEEKTKGLIKDILSPGSLNSSTRLVFANSLYFKAAWQEKDSFGESSTKDGDFHILNGTSVKVSFMTDKGDRHICVCDGFKVLRLDYESGPDTHKFSMYIFLPDANDGLSALVEHLASESGFLEHRLPNQKVEVGDFRIPKFKFSFGVDLTDVLKEMGLVLPFSPYDADLTKMVDPLMCQENLYVSSIKHRSFISMNEQGTEAATVTYSDNMGFSLGCMYPKTEVDFVADHPFLFLIRERLSRTVFFVGQVLDPLHE, via the exons ATGGGAACATTCCAATCAATCAGAAATCAAACAGACGTTGCCCTCAGCATTGCAAAACTTTTGTTCACTACAAAATATTCTGAGGACAAGAACGTTGTGTTTTCGCCATCATCGATCCACACGGTGCTTAGCATCATCGCCGCTGGTTCAGACGGCCAAACACGCAATCAACTTCTCACCTTCCTCCGATGCGAATCCACTGATTATCTCAACTCCTTAGCCTCTAAGCTTGCCTCCAATGTGCTACGTGATTCGGCTCCGGACGTCGGCGGCTGCCCTCCCTGTTTGAGGGACAACAGCAGCCGTCATCCAGATTTCAGCGACAGCGAGGGTGAGGCTGAAGGCCCTTGTGTCTGTTTTGCCAACGGTGTGTGGGTTGAACAATCCTTTTCTCTTCACCATTCCTTCAAACAACTGTTGAACACTGCTTACAAGGCCACTCTGGCCTCTGTTGATCTCCAAAACAAG GCTGATGAAGTGATCAAAGAAATTAATTTGTGGGCTGAAGAAAAGACAAAGGGGCTTATCAAAGACATTCTTTCTCCTGGGTCACTTAACAGCTCAACAAGGCTCGTTTTTGCAAATTCACTGTACTTCAAAGCTGCATGGCAAGAGAAAGACTCGTTTGGTGAATCAAGTACAAAAGACGGTGATTTTCACATTCTTAATGGAACATCAGTCAAGGTTTCCTTCATGACAGACAAGGGGGACCGGCATATTTGTGTTTGCGATGGTTTCAAAGTCCTCCGACTTGATTATGAGTCGGGTCCAGATACGCATAAATTCTCCATGTATATTTTCCTTCCGGATGCAAATGATGGGCTGTCCGCTTTGGTTGAGCATTTGGCTTCTGAATCTGGGTTCTTAGAACACCGTCTTCCTAATCAAAAAGTGGAAGTAGGAGACTTCAGGATTCCAAAATTCAAGTTTTCTTTCGGAGTCGACCTTACTGATGTACTGAAAGAGATGGGGCTGGTTTTGCCTTTCTCTCCTTACGATGCAGATTTGACAAAAATGGTGGACCCTCTTATGTGTCAAGAAAACTTATATGTTTCCAGCATAAAACACAGATCTTTCATTTCAATGAATGAACAAGGCACTGAAGCTGCAACAGTCACTTATTCAGACAATATGGGGTTTTCCTTGGGTTGTATGTATCCAAAAACAGAGGTTGATTTTGTAGCTGACCACCCTTTCTTATTCCTTATTAGAGAAAGATTGTCTAGAACAGTGTTCTTTGTTGGACAGGTGCTCGATCCTCTTCATGAATGA
- the LOC130732122 gene encoding early nodulin-like protein 4 — protein MDTTCSHTARVFGQGVVIFLVIMSLAAGSDGRSITVGDSHGWSAGTNYTQWATKNSPFHINDTLVFKYPLPGNSTIAQSVYMLPNLWSYTTCQFRGAKLLGSAAQGAGEGLKVELNQSRPYYFASAEGNAYDCIAGLTKFIAVPSSTHLY, from the exons ATGGATACCACTTGTAGTCACACTGCTAGAGTTTTCGGACAAGGAGTTGTTATCTTCCTTGTGATTATGTCACTGGCTGCAGGGAGCGATGGCAGAAGCATCACAGTTGGAGATTCTCATGGTTGGAGTGCAGGCACTAACTACACCCAATGGGCTACCAAAAACAGTCCCTTCCACATAAATGACACATTGG TGTTCAAGTACCCTCTGCCAGGGAATTCTACGATTGCTCAGAGTGTGTACATGCTTCCAAACTTGTGGAGCTACACAACCTGTCAATTCAGAGGAGCAAAGCTTTTGGGGAGTGCTGCTCAAGGTGCAGGTGAGGGGTTAAAGGTTGAGCTCAATCAGTCCAGGCCTTATTACTTTGCCTCTGCAGAAGGGAACGCCTATGATTGCATTGCTGGTCTCACCAAGTTCATCGCTGTTCCATCATCTACACATTTATATTGA